In Ruania zhangjianzhongii, the following proteins share a genomic window:
- a CDS encoding YciI family protein, whose translation MKYMLIMRSTAEAAAEFENVDFEEIINAMGRYNEELMNAGVMIDGAGLSDASEGAVVNFDTEDPVVTDGPYGEIHELFNGYWTLEVPTKAEAIEWARRAPLGKGGRLEVRRVTDESDFEDFSDNEYIQKEEGWRAEQEQRRAQATEA comes from the coding sequence ATGAAGTACATGCTGATCATGCGCAGCACCGCCGAAGCGGCCGCGGAGTTCGAGAACGTCGACTTCGAGGAGATCATCAACGCGATGGGCCGCTACAACGAGGAGCTGATGAACGCTGGCGTGATGATCGACGGCGCCGGACTGTCCGACGCCAGCGAGGGCGCCGTCGTCAACTTCGACACCGAGGACCCGGTAGTCACCGACGGCCCGTACGGGGAGATCCACGAGCTGTTCAACGGCTACTGGACGCTCGAGGTACCCACGAAGGCCGAGGCGATCGAGTGGGCGCGCCGCGCACCGCTCGGTAAGGGCGGACGGCTCGAGGTCCGCCGGGTCACCGACGAGTCCGACTTCGAGGACTTCTCCGACAACGAGTACATCCAGAAGGAGGAGGGCTGGCGCGCCGAGCAGGAGCAGCGCCGCGCGCAGGCCACCGAGGCGTGA
- a CDS encoding RNA polymerase sigma factor, which produces MSEDLTDRLDAVWRIEGSSVIATLARMTGDVAFAEDLASEAVVAALKQWPAEGVPKNPGAWLTAVAKRRAIDTWRRDERRQDRYAQLALAQTASMTPEWEPIEDDVLRLIFIACHPVLSRESQVALTLRIVGGLTTSEIARMLLTSVPTVQARITRAKRTLSEAGVPFETPEPDQWGGRLVGVLAAVYLVFTEGYAATDGAALVRRDLAREGLRVARVLAGLVPAEPEAHALVALMELQSSHFPARIDSGGNAVLLQDQDRRRWDRAQIRRGQAALARADALGRGRGPYGLQAAIAQCHAVAPSVAATAWDRIVVLYEALGRLAPNPVVELNRAVAMAMAGSPEEALKVVEQAAEAKGLKNSHLVPSVRGELLSRLGRTAEAQRELLTAAGLAGNEQVARTLRAKAAELESH; this is translated from the coding sequence GTGAGCGAGGACCTCACCGACCGGCTGGATGCCGTCTGGCGGATTGAGGGCTCCTCGGTGATCGCCACGCTCGCCCGGATGACCGGGGACGTGGCGTTCGCCGAGGACCTCGCCAGCGAGGCGGTCGTCGCCGCGCTGAAGCAGTGGCCCGCCGAAGGTGTTCCGAAGAACCCGGGCGCCTGGTTGACCGCTGTGGCCAAGCGCCGGGCGATCGACACCTGGCGCAGAGATGAACGCCGCCAGGACCGGTATGCCCAGCTCGCGTTGGCGCAGACCGCGAGCATGACCCCCGAGTGGGAACCGATCGAGGATGACGTCCTCCGGCTGATCTTCATCGCCTGCCACCCGGTGCTCTCCCGGGAGTCCCAGGTGGCGCTGACGTTGCGGATCGTGGGCGGGCTGACTACCTCCGAGATCGCCCGAATGTTGCTCACCTCGGTGCCCACCGTGCAGGCCCGGATCACCCGGGCCAAGCGCACGCTCAGCGAGGCGGGGGTGCCGTTCGAGACCCCGGAACCGGACCAGTGGGGCGGGCGGCTGGTCGGCGTGCTCGCCGCGGTCTACCTGGTCTTCACCGAGGGGTATGCCGCCACCGACGGCGCAGCGCTGGTCCGCCGGGATCTCGCCCGGGAGGGGCTCCGGGTGGCGCGGGTGCTCGCCGGCCTGGTCCCGGCCGAACCCGAAGCGCACGCTCTGGTGGCGCTGATGGAGCTGCAGTCCTCCCACTTCCCTGCGCGCATCGACTCCGGCGGGAATGCGGTGCTGCTGCAGGACCAGGACCGGCGCCGCTGGGACCGGGCGCAGATCCGGCGCGGGCAGGCTGCGCTCGCCCGGGCGGACGCTCTCGGCCGGGGCCGCGGCCCCTACGGCCTGCAGGCGGCGATCGCACAGTGCCACGCGGTGGCGCCGAGCGTGGCCGCGACCGCCTGGGACCGGATCGTGGTGCTGTACGAGGCGCTCGGGCGGCTGGCGCCCAACCCGGTGGTGGAGCTGAACCGGGCGGTAGCGATGGCGATGGCCGGCAGCCCGGAGGAGGCGCTCAAGGTGGTGGAGCAGGCGGCCGAGGCGAAGGGGCTGAAGAACTCCCATCTGGTGCCGAGCGTGCGCGGAGAGCTGCTCAGCCGGCTCGGCCGCACCGCGGAGGCCCAGCGGGAGCTGCTCACTGCCGCGGGCCTGGCCGGCAATGAGCAGGTGGCCCGCACCCTGCGGGCGAAGGCGGCCGAGCTGGAGTCGCACTGA
- a CDS encoding sigma-70 family RNA polymerase sigma factor, producing MTPTDTLAQSFEEERPRLHAIAYRMLGSHQGAEDAVQDTWLHLARTGDEDIRSLPAWLTTAVGRVCLNMLRGQRSRPEVSLETSVPDPVVSPIDDPADRVAWRESVSVAMLVVMGRLNPDERVSFVLHDLFDVPFDPIAHLLEKSPAAARQLASRARRRVQLEAPAESSGPDGAGSGGQETVSAFFAAAQAGDFEALVRVLHPEVLLRCDGGDGPSELTLLLRGQRDVASQATMYGRLAPNLRPAWINGAPGVVVVVGGQVRSVMAFSVAGGRITEINVLADPQRLSAAIAGTWGDRR from the coding sequence GTGACACCGACCGACACCTTGGCTCAGTCCTTCGAGGAGGAGCGGCCACGCCTGCACGCCATCGCCTATCGGATGCTGGGTTCCCACCAGGGCGCCGAGGACGCCGTGCAGGACACGTGGCTGCACCTGGCGCGCACCGGCGACGAGGACATCCGCAGCCTGCCCGCCTGGCTGACCACCGCCGTCGGGCGGGTCTGCCTGAACATGCTGCGCGGGCAGCGCAGCCGCCCCGAGGTCTCCCTGGAGACCAGCGTGCCCGACCCGGTGGTCTCGCCGATCGATGACCCCGCCGATCGTGTGGCGTGGCGGGAGTCGGTCAGTGTGGCGATGCTGGTGGTGATGGGCCGGCTGAACCCGGACGAACGGGTCAGCTTCGTGCTGCATGACCTCTTCGACGTCCCGTTCGACCCGATCGCCCACCTGTTGGAGAAGTCACCCGCCGCCGCCCGCCAGCTCGCCTCGCGAGCTCGCCGCCGGGTGCAGCTGGAGGCGCCGGCGGAGTCCTCAGGTCCCGACGGCGCAGGCTCAGGTGGTCAGGAGACGGTCAGCGCATTCTTCGCTGCCGCGCAGGCGGGTGACTTCGAAGCGCTGGTTCGCGTGCTGCACCCTGAGGTCCTGCTGCGCTGCGACGGCGGGGACGGGCCGAGCGAGCTGACCCTGCTGCTACGCGGGCAGCGGGACGTCGCTTCGCAGGCCACGATGTATGGCCGCCTCGCGCCGAACCTGCGGCCGGCCTGGATCAATGGAGCACCTGGGGTGGTGGTCGTGGTCGGCGGCCAGGTGCGGTCGGTGATGGCGTTCTCGGTGGCCGGCGGCCGGATCACCGAGATCAATGTGCTCGCGGACCCACAGCGGCTGAGCGCCGCCATCGCAGGGACGTGGGGCGATCGGAGGTAG
- a CDS encoding SDR family oxidoreductase, translating into MGMNILVTGGTGLLGRQVLPLLQQEDHTVRVLSRTAASLPDGVQHVAQDLRSSEGLDETLAGIDVVLHLAGGASGDDQTTQNLVTAAERQGAWHLVLISVTGADAMPIGYFGMKARAEQIVTDSQVPHTIVRVAQVNNLLLRAVRAMVKLPVVPTPGGLRAQPVDARDVAAHLAALTLAAPAGRVPDLVGPDVFEMGDLLRSYAEAAGKRRLFMPMRLPGKVGVAYREGRNLTPGVDATVAPRTWADFLAEQDVAGRRKQPQR; encoded by the coding sequence ATGGGCATGAACATCCTGGTCACCGGTGGCACCGGACTGCTGGGGCGGCAGGTCCTGCCGTTGCTGCAGCAGGAGGACCACACGGTGCGGGTACTGAGCCGCACGGCGGCATCGCTACCTGACGGCGTGCAGCATGTGGCGCAGGACCTGCGCTCGAGCGAGGGTCTGGACGAGACGCTGGCCGGTATCGACGTGGTGCTGCACCTGGCTGGCGGCGCCTCGGGTGATGACCAGACGACGCAGAATCTGGTCACCGCGGCGGAGCGGCAGGGGGCCTGGCATCTGGTGCTGATCTCGGTGACCGGTGCCGATGCGATGCCGATCGGCTACTTCGGGATGAAGGCTCGCGCTGAGCAGATCGTGACCGACTCGCAGGTACCGCACACGATCGTGCGGGTGGCTCAGGTGAACAACCTGTTGCTGCGGGCGGTGCGAGCGATGGTCAAGCTGCCGGTGGTGCCGACACCGGGCGGGCTGCGGGCGCAGCCGGTGGACGCTCGGGACGTGGCCGCCCACCTGGCTGCTCTCACTCTGGCGGCGCCGGCCGGCCGGGTCCCGGACCTGGTGGGCCCGGACGTCTTCGAGATGGGCGACCTGCTCCGGTCCTACGCCGAGGCCGCCGGTAAGCGCCGCCTCTTCATGCCGATGCGCCTGCCTGGGAAGGTGGGCGTGGCCTACCGGGAGGGGCGCAACCTCACTCCTGGCGTCGATGCCACCGTCGCTCCGCGTACCTGGGCCGACTTCCTCGCCGAGCAGGACGTGGCCGGACGACGAAAGCAACCGCAGCGGTGA
- a CDS encoding ArsR/SmtB family transcription factor, with protein sequence MATYGEALTALADPTRRLVFERVADAPSSVTALAAELPVSRPAVSQHLRVLKDAGLVADRAEGTRRIYSVDPQGVAGLRDYLDGFWNRSLVAFKRAAEASAPENEPRSTDDQ encoded by the coding sequence GTGGCAACTTACGGAGAGGCGTTGACGGCGCTGGCCGACCCCACGCGTCGGCTGGTATTTGAGCGGGTGGCCGATGCTCCGAGCTCGGTCACCGCTCTGGCGGCCGAGCTGCCGGTGAGCCGGCCAGCGGTGTCCCAGCATCTGCGCGTGCTCAAGGATGCCGGACTGGTGGCCGACCGAGCCGAAGGCACTCGCCGGATCTATTCGGTGGACCCGCAAGGAGTTGCCGGCCTCCGCGACTATCTGGACGGGTTCTGGAACCGGTCACTGGTCGCCTTCAAGCGTGCTGCGGAGGCTTCCGCACCCGAGAACGAACCAAGGAGCACTGATGACCAGTAG
- a CDS encoding SRPBCC family protein, whose product MTSSEQATSTTASILVDVTVEHAFRVYTEQIHTWWNPDHVLLDAPLAAVVLEPGVGGRILARGTDGSECAWSRILDWDPPHRLLFSWDITLQWTIETDPNRCSEVEVAFTPVTESRTRVQIDHRHLDRHGEGWESMAHSVSAADGWAHDLTLFGAAAQA is encoded by the coding sequence ATGACCAGTAGCGAGCAGGCCACGAGCACGACGGCCTCGATCCTGGTGGACGTAACGGTGGAGCATGCGTTCCGGGTCTACACCGAGCAGATCCATACCTGGTGGAATCCCGACCATGTGCTGCTCGACGCGCCGCTGGCGGCAGTGGTCCTCGAACCCGGCGTGGGCGGGCGGATCCTGGCGCGGGGTACGGACGGTAGCGAGTGCGCCTGGTCCCGGATCCTTGACTGGGACCCACCTCACCGGCTGCTGTTCAGCTGGGACATCACCCTGCAGTGGACGATCGAGACCGATCCGAACCGGTGTAGCGAGGTGGAGGTGGCCTTCACGCCGGTGACCGAGAGCCGGACCCGGGTGCAGATCGACCACCGCCACCTGGATCGCCACGGCGAGGGCTGGGAGTCGATGGCGCACTCGGTGTCCGCAGCCGACGGCTGGGCGCACGACCTGACGCTGTTCGGCGCTGCCGCCCAGGCGTGA
- a CDS encoding DUF1269 domain-containing protein, whose protein sequence is MTTFTAWKFDTADAAETAAQTLKQAWSERLVKIEDYAVVQWPADADQPKVKYEDRDQWRAAGWGALIGAVVGSLLLLPTIGAAAGAAINLLRKRAQDVGITQDQLDAIGQQVVAGTSALFVVSSDGDLDRLAERFRGQNGRLIASNLVKGEVEDVKRAFED, encoded by the coding sequence ATGACCACGTTCACCGCGTGGAAGTTCGACACCGCCGACGCAGCGGAGACCGCCGCCCAGACCCTCAAGCAGGCCTGGAGCGAGCGACTGGTGAAGATCGAGGACTACGCGGTGGTCCAGTGGCCTGCTGATGCCGACCAGCCCAAGGTGAAGTACGAGGACCGGGACCAGTGGCGGGCCGCCGGCTGGGGAGCGCTCATCGGCGCCGTGGTCGGTTCGTTGCTCCTGCTCCCGACGATCGGGGCCGCGGCGGGGGCCGCGATCAACCTGTTGCGCAAGCGCGCCCAGGATGTGGGCATCACCCAGGACCAGCTCGATGCCATCGGCCAGCAGGTGGTCGCCGGTACCTCGGCGTTGTTCGTGGTGTCTTCCGACGGCGATCTGGACCGGCTCGCTGAACGGTTCCGCGGGCAGAATGGTCGGCTGATCGCGAGCAACCTGGTCAAGGGCGAGGTCGAGGACGTCAAGCGGGCGTTCGAGGACTGA
- a CDS encoding threonine/serine ThrE exporter family protein, with protein MNKRAGSSARRLRPARALRPARTGRPEPTAHVGTGEHEAAELVDTGGVPVPPPVPPLRAPAKVATRPDAPGRFLKEKARRMVLGQGPPTMPLAQLRRETGLSAAEERSVLDLVLRVGEAMIGTGAPVAAATVDMLRLADGLGVKNLTVDITFTSLTATIDRDDDPVTKVRVISARTSDYSRLTQISRLVADVAAGEMDIAQAHARMETVLATPHPYSRLVVTGALGLMAAAVAVLLGGGWAVSLVAAVTTILVDRTLRFLRHRGLPYLFQQTVGAAIATLVAVLLLWGQDAFNWDSALLPPSLVVASGIMVLLAGLSLVGAAEDAIAGFPLTSAARSFEVVLSTVGIVVGIGVMLAIAQRLGVTLSIGDLEARGGVSPLVTMAASAVIAGAWAIASYTRLRFVALIAVVGAVASAMFSLVSVAGLSPASGPFGVAVASFAAALTVGLIAGGLRDRLRVPAMVIAVCGVTPFLPGLAIYRAMYNIVDSGHLFEGMDLLVRALSVGLALAGGVTLGEYFARPLTDEADKWQRRMRRQARGTRI; from the coding sequence GTGAACAAGCGTGCGGGATCCTCGGCCCGTCGGCTCCGGCCGGCGCGGGCGCTGCGGCCTGCCCGCACCGGCCGGCCAGAGCCCACAGCGCACGTCGGAACCGGGGAGCACGAAGCTGCCGAGCTGGTCGACACCGGTGGCGTACCGGTCCCCCCTCCGGTCCCGCCACTGCGGGCGCCAGCGAAGGTGGCCACGCGTCCCGATGCCCCGGGACGGTTCCTGAAGGAGAAGGCCCGCCGGATGGTGCTCGGACAGGGCCCACCCACGATGCCGCTGGCTCAGCTGCGACGGGAGACCGGGCTGAGCGCTGCCGAGGAACGTTCCGTGCTCGACCTCGTGCTGCGGGTGGGGGAGGCGATGATCGGCACCGGAGCCCCGGTGGCCGCGGCGACCGTGGACATGCTCCGGCTCGCGGATGGTCTCGGCGTGAAGAACCTCACCGTGGACATCACCTTCACCTCCCTGACCGCGACCATCGACCGCGACGATGACCCGGTCACCAAGGTGCGGGTGATCTCTGCCCGTACCTCGGACTACAGCCGGCTCACCCAGATCTCCCGCCTGGTGGCAGACGTGGCCGCCGGGGAGATGGACATCGCGCAGGCGCACGCCCGGATGGAGACCGTGCTCGCCACGCCGCACCCGTACAGCCGCTTGGTGGTCACCGGTGCGCTCGGGTTGATGGCTGCCGCCGTTGCCGTGCTCCTCGGCGGCGGCTGGGCGGTCTCCCTCGTGGCCGCCGTGACCACGATCCTGGTGGACCGCACCCTGCGGTTCCTGCGCCACCGCGGGCTGCCCTACCTGTTCCAACAGACCGTCGGCGCCGCGATCGCCACCCTGGTGGCAGTGCTTCTGCTCTGGGGGCAGGACGCGTTCAACTGGGACTCGGCGCTGTTGCCGCCCTCGTTGGTGGTGGCCTCCGGAATCATGGTGCTACTCGCCGGACTTTCCCTGGTCGGTGCTGCCGAAGATGCGATCGCCGGGTTCCCGTTGACGTCGGCCGCCCGCTCGTTCGAAGTGGTCCTCTCCACGGTCGGGATCGTGGTGGGCATCGGTGTCATGCTGGCGATCGCTCAGCGACTCGGGGTGACCCTGAGTATCGGCGACCTCGAGGCCCGCGGCGGCGTGTCCCCGCTGGTCACCATGGCGGCCAGTGCGGTGATCGCCGGCGCCTGGGCGATTGCGTCCTACACGCGGTTGCGGTTCGTGGCTCTGATCGCCGTGGTCGGGGCGGTCGCCTCGGCGATGTTCAGCCTCGTCTCCGTGGCCGGGCTCAGCCCGGCCAGCGGCCCGTTCGGGGTGGCCGTCGCCTCGTTCGCCGCTGCGCTGACCGTGGGGCTGATCGCTGGCGGCCTCCGGGACAGGCTGCGGGTGCCGGCGATGGTGATCGCGGTCTGCGGGGTCACCCCGTTCCTGCCCGGCCTGGCGATCTACCGCGCGATGTACAACATCGTCGACTCCGGGCACCTGTTCGAGGGGATGGACCTGCTGGTGCGGGCGCTCTCGGTGGGGCTGGCTCTGGCTGGCGGTGTCACCCTCGGTGAGTACTTCGCCCGGCCGCTGACCGATGAGGCAGACAAGTGGCAGCGCCGGATGCGCCGGCAGGCCCGCGGCACCAGGATCTAG
- a CDS encoding TetR/AcrR family transcriptional regulator, with the protein MGLREEKKERTRTVILSTAWQLFADHGYDAVTVQQVAAAAGVAPATVFNYFGTKEDLFFPRLEEFNAELVAQVAQRPVGTSVLAAVRTFFADSGGLLAGAATGDQAAAVRLRTLNRVVEESPALQARELAAMERSTAALTAALLEEAGPGGEEIVARTAAAAITGMHRALVLRVRRSLLTREPVDRLAAEVAAATDAALDLLAGGLADLPAGLGGSR; encoded by the coding sequence ATGGGACTGCGTGAGGAGAAGAAGGAACGCACCAGAACGGTGATCCTGTCCACCGCGTGGCAGCTGTTCGCCGATCATGGCTACGACGCCGTCACGGTGCAGCAGGTCGCTGCTGCGGCCGGCGTGGCCCCGGCAACGGTGTTCAACTACTTCGGCACCAAAGAGGACCTGTTCTTCCCCCGGCTTGAGGAGTTCAACGCGGAGCTGGTGGCGCAGGTAGCGCAGCGGCCGGTGGGTACCTCGGTGCTGGCTGCGGTGCGCACCTTCTTCGCTGACTCCGGGGGCCTGCTCGCCGGAGCCGCTACCGGTGATCAGGCCGCGGCAGTCCGGCTACGCACGCTGAACCGGGTAGTCGAGGAGAGTCCTGCCCTGCAGGCTCGCGAACTAGCCGCGATGGAGCGGTCCACGGCGGCACTGACCGCGGCGCTGCTCGAGGAGGCGGGCCCCGGTGGGGAAGAGATCGTGGCGCGGACGGCGGCCGCGGCGATCACTGGGATGCACCGCGCGCTCGTGCTCCGGGTACGCCGCAGCCTGCTCACCCGTGAACCGGTGGACCGACTCGCAGCGGAGGTGGCAGCGGCGACGGACGCGGCGCTCGATCTGCTCGCCGGCGGCCTTGCCGACCTCCCGGCCGGTCTCGGCGGTTCCCGCTGA
- a CDS encoding LLM class flavin-dependent oxidoreductase, with translation MRFSINATNHSWSSPAIELAEVARRVDDSAVHTLWVDDHLVLVDPTADPDGAGHLEAYTLLGHLAARTSRVRLGTMVSAATFRAPALLIAAVTTLDVLSQGRAWFGIGAGHHADEATDLGLDFPGVGARMDRLDDVLALAEQMWRGDRSEFIGTGIRLRAPRCQPAPVQPGGPPVLIGGTGERRTLPLVARYADACNLFDIPDGGTTVRRKLAVLGRYCVEQGRDPAEIEATMSTRLSPDTSTDDLLRKAEEAAGWGISHLVLITGSPWAPEALATVTGAAARV, from the coding sequence ATGCGATTCAGCATCAACGCCACCAATCACAGCTGGTCGAGTCCGGCCATCGAGCTGGCGGAGGTTGCCCGCCGGGTGGACGACTCCGCAGTGCACACCCTCTGGGTGGATGATCACCTCGTGCTGGTCGATCCCACCGCCGATCCCGACGGCGCAGGTCACCTGGAGGCGTACACCCTCCTGGGTCATCTGGCCGCCCGGACCTCTCGGGTTCGACTGGGCACGATGGTCTCGGCAGCTACCTTCCGCGCTCCGGCGCTGCTGATCGCGGCGGTCACGACGTTGGACGTGCTCAGCCAGGGACGTGCCTGGTTCGGGATCGGTGCCGGCCATCACGCGGACGAGGCCACCGACCTAGGGCTGGATTTCCCGGGTGTCGGCGCGCGGATGGACCGGCTCGACGATGTGCTCGCTCTCGCCGAGCAGATGTGGCGGGGTGATCGGAGTGAGTTCATCGGCACCGGGATCCGGCTCCGCGCACCGCGCTGCCAGCCGGCCCCCGTGCAGCCTGGCGGCCCGCCGGTGCTGATCGGCGGCACCGGCGAACGCCGCACTCTGCCGCTGGTGGCGCGCTACGCGGATGCGTGCAACCTCTTCGACATTCCCGACGGCGGTACGACCGTGCGAAGGAAGCTCGCCGTGCTCGGTCGGTACTGCGTCGAGCAGGGCCGCGACCCCGCCGAGATCGAGGCGACGATGAGCACCCGGCTGAGCCCGGACACCAGCACGGACGATCTGCTCCGCAAAGCCGAAGAGGCCGCTGGCTGGGGGATCAGCCATCTGGTGCTGATCACCGGCAGCCCGTGGGCCCCGGAGGCGCTGGCGACTGTGACCGGTGCTGCTGCCCGGGTATAG
- a CDS encoding winged helix-turn-helix transcriptional regulator has protein sequence MAKNRSGPYICGIDAALDIVSGKWKGLLLWELDALGTRRFAELRRALPGVSEKVLTQHLRQMEEDGLVRREVYAEVPPKVEYSLTETGASLNKALGPLGVWGRERLRRDGCEVVEVPPQAPEAIRP, from the coding sequence GTGGCCAAGAACCGATCTGGACCGTACATCTGCGGGATCGACGCTGCGCTGGACATCGTCAGCGGCAAGTGGAAGGGCCTGCTCCTCTGGGAGCTGGATGCGCTCGGCACCCGACGCTTCGCCGAGCTGCGCCGTGCGCTGCCGGGGGTGAGCGAGAAGGTGCTCACCCAGCATCTGCGCCAGATGGAGGAGGACGGTCTGGTCCGCCGCGAGGTCTACGCCGAGGTGCCGCCGAAGGTCGAGTACTCCCTCACGGAGACGGGCGCCTCCCTCAACAAAGCCCTCGGGCCGCTCGGGGTGTGGGGGCGAGAACGCCTTCGCCGCGACGGCTGCGAGGTGGTCGAGGTCCCACCCCAGGCACCGGAGGCCATCCGGCCCTGA
- a CDS encoding NAD(P)-dependent oxidoreductase, whose amino-acid sequence MPPPSATDHQSPGTTILGLGAMGSALAARLLDAGHPVTAWNRTPGRATALAEHGGDLRTSISAAVSAQPLVVACLLPYSSVRETLGPVAGELRGRTVINLTTTTPNEARELAAWATAHEITYLQGAILAVPEMLGSPAAQLFYSGSPQAYEQHRHILDVWGTSSYDGADVGMAPLIDLAMLSGMYHLFAGFFHGAAMVGADGMRAAHFAHRAAPFLRAMTEGLAGYAETIDSDDYSGPGQQSLEFSDLSDLLRASEEQQVNTSTLASIQALISEQVAAGHGGDGLARSYESLRAPARARAQAVAIGGAR is encoded by the coding sequence ATGCCACCACCATCCGCAACTGACCACCAGAGCCCCGGTACTACGATTCTCGGGCTCGGCGCCATGGGCAGCGCCCTCGCGGCGCGGCTCCTCGATGCCGGGCATCCGGTGACCGCGTGGAACCGGACCCCTGGCCGCGCCACCGCACTGGCCGAGCACGGCGGCGACCTGAGGACCAGCATCAGTGCTGCGGTCAGCGCCCAGCCGCTGGTCGTGGCGTGCCTCCTTCCATACTCCTCCGTCCGAGAGACTCTCGGCCCGGTCGCGGGCGAGCTGCGCGGGCGGACAGTCATCAACCTCACCACCACCACGCCGAACGAAGCACGCGAGCTGGCTGCCTGGGCCACTGCGCACGAGATCACCTACCTCCAGGGCGCGATCCTCGCCGTACCGGAGATGCTCGGATCACCGGCGGCACAGCTCTTCTACAGCGGATCGCCGCAGGCGTACGAGCAGCACCGCCACATCCTGGACGTCTGGGGGACCAGCAGCTACGACGGAGCGGACGTCGGGATGGCACCGCTGATAGACCTGGCGATGCTCTCCGGGATGTACCACCTGTTTGCCGGCTTCTTTCACGGCGCCGCCATGGTCGGCGCCGACGGGATGCGGGCAGCACACTTCGCCCACCGGGCGGCTCCGTTCCTGCGGGCCATGACCGAGGGGCTTGCCGGCTACGCCGAGACCATCGACTCCGATGACTACTCCGGCCCTGGGCAGCAGAGCTTGGAGTTCTCCGATCTCTCCGACCTGCTGCGCGCTAGCGAGGAACAGCAGGTCAACACCTCGACGCTTGCGTCGATACAGGCGCTGATCAGCGAGCAGGTTGCCGCCGGACACGGCGGCGATGGCCTGGCGCGCAGCTACGAAAGCCTCCGGGCCCCGGCTCGGGCTCGAGCTCAGGCTGTGGCGATCGGCGGTGCGCGATGA
- a CDS encoding NAD(P)-dependent oxidoreductase, translating into MTPRAVTVIGLGPMGQAMAHTLLAAGRPVTVWNRTPQRAEALVAAGAHLAGTPADAVAASELIIVSLTDYDAMRAVFETSAASFSGRVLVNLSSDTPDKTRAAAEWALGHDAAFISGGIMVPAPMVGTDHSYVYYSGDEQSFDTHRDTLAHLGEPRFLGDDPGSAQLMYQANLDVFLTALAGIAHGTAMAGAAGITARTFLAEAIQLFTAIPDIIAADGIEAFGADIDAGRHPGADATTVMMAASADHIAGTAAAVRIDTDLPRAVQRLYHQAIEDGYGADGWTRTIDAARVPSESA; encoded by the coding sequence ATGACCCCCCGGGCGGTCACGGTGATCGGTCTGGGCCCGATGGGCCAGGCGATGGCACATACGCTGCTGGCCGCCGGGCGCCCGGTGACCGTCTGGAACCGGACACCGCAGCGCGCCGAGGCACTGGTCGCTGCCGGCGCGCACCTGGCAGGCACCCCCGCCGACGCAGTAGCGGCCAGCGAGCTGATCATCGTCAGCCTGACCGACTACGACGCGATGCGGGCCGTGTTCGAGACCAGCGCCGCCTCGTTCAGCGGGCGCGTGCTGGTCAACCTCAGCTCGGACACCCCGGACAAGACTCGTGCGGCAGCCGAGTGGGCGCTCGGGCACGATGCCGCCTTCATCTCCGGCGGCATCATGGTGCCCGCACCGATGGTCGGCACGGACCATTCCTACGTCTACTACAGCGGCGACGAGCAGTCGTTCGACACTCATCGCGACACCCTCGCCCACCTCGGCGAACCACGCTTCCTCGGCGACGACCCGGGCAGCGCGCAGCTCATGTATCAGGCGAACCTGGACGTCTTCCTGACCGCGCTGGCCGGTATCGCCCACGGCACCGCGATGGCCGGTGCTGCGGGGATCACTGCGCGCACCTTCCTCGCTGAGGCGATCCAGCTGTTCACCGCGATACCGGACATCATCGCCGCGGACGGGATCGAAGCGTTCGGCGCAGATATCGACGCCGGCCGACACCCGGGTGCGGACGCCACCACTGTGATGATGGCGGCCAGTGCCGACCACATCGCCGGCACAGCCGCGGCTGTGCGGATCGACACCGACCTGCCCCGGGCGGTGCAGCGGCTCTACCATCAGGCGATCGAGGACGGCTACGGCGCCGACGGGTGGACCCGCACGATCGACGCCGCCCGCGTCCCGTCAGAATCCGCTTGA